In the Bradyrhizobium guangzhouense genome, one interval contains:
- the ggt gene encoding gamma-glutamyltransferase — protein MRNFHFPGRSTVHATNAMVATSHPQASLAAIEVLREGGTAVDAAVAGSALLGVIEPQSTGIGGDCFALIQPRGEGKIIAYNGSGRAPKAADAEWYLERKITSVPLTSAHAVSIPGVIDAFATVLRDHGKFGFDRLLQPAIKAAEEGYVVAPRVAFDWKNQFEKLKNGTNTVRYLLPGGKPPVAGDVIRQAELGKTLRAIARDGRDAFYKGEIAADMVETLRGIGGLHTLDDFAAHTTETTTPIGTMYKGYDVWQCPPNGPGVTALLMLNILSRFELTKYAPVSVERFHLEAEAARIAYMNREMHVASPEHMKINVAEMLEKGFADEYISKIRMDGMLDLPNVAPPMNPSTIYITVVDKDRNVCSFINSVAHSFGSAIVSNKTGVLFQNRAGGFRIQPGHPNCIEGGKRPLHTIMPGLLTKGGRSTMSFAVMGGQYQPTGQTHLLTNILDYGCDVQEAIDMPRGLHYEGQYQLEDSVPADIVEGLKKLGHKTTSVVGPLGGAQAIWIDWDKGTLTGGSDPRKDGCALGY, from the coding sequence ATGAGAAACTTCCATTTCCCCGGCAGGTCCACGGTCCACGCCACCAACGCGATGGTGGCGACCTCGCATCCGCAGGCTTCCCTTGCCGCGATCGAGGTGCTGCGCGAGGGCGGCACGGCGGTGGACGCGGCCGTGGCGGGGTCTGCCCTGCTCGGCGTGATCGAGCCACAATCGACCGGCATCGGCGGCGATTGCTTCGCGCTGATCCAGCCACGCGGCGAGGGCAAGATCATCGCCTATAACGGCTCCGGCCGCGCGCCGAAGGCTGCCGACGCCGAATGGTATCTCGAGCGCAAGATCACCTCCGTGCCGCTGACCTCCGCACATGCGGTGTCCATTCCGGGAGTGATCGACGCCTTCGCAACCGTGCTGCGTGATCACGGCAAGTTCGGCTTCGACCGGCTGCTTCAGCCGGCGATCAAGGCGGCGGAGGAAGGCTATGTCGTCGCCCCCCGTGTCGCCTTCGACTGGAAGAACCAGTTCGAGAAGCTGAAGAACGGCACCAACACGGTGCGCTACCTGCTGCCCGGCGGCAAGCCGCCGGTCGCCGGCGATGTCATCCGCCAGGCGGAGCTCGGCAAGACGCTGCGCGCGATCGCCAGGGATGGCCGCGATGCCTTCTACAAGGGGGAGATCGCGGCGGACATGGTCGAGACCCTGCGCGGCATCGGTGGCCTGCACACGCTCGACGATTTCGCCGCGCATACCACCGAAACGACGACGCCGATCGGCACCATGTACAAGGGCTACGACGTCTGGCAGTGCCCGCCGAACGGCCCGGGCGTCACCGCGCTGTTGATGCTCAACATCCTGTCGCGCTTCGAGCTGACCAAATACGCGCCCGTCAGCGTCGAGCGCTTCCATCTCGAAGCGGAAGCCGCGCGCATCGCCTACATGAACCGCGAGATGCACGTTGCTTCTCCCGAGCACATGAAGATCAACGTCGCCGAGATGCTCGAGAAGGGGTTTGCCGACGAGTACATCAGCAAGATCCGCATGGACGGCATGCTCGACCTGCCCAATGTCGCGCCACCGATGAATCCCTCGACCATCTACATCACCGTGGTGGACAAGGACCGCAACGTCTGCTCGTTCATCAACTCGGTCGCGCATTCCTTCGGCTCGGCCATCGTCTCCAACAAGACCGGCGTGCTGTTCCAGAACCGCGCCGGCGGCTTCCGCATCCAGCCGGGCCATCCCAACTGCATCGAAGGCGGCAAGCGTCCGCTGCATACGATCATGCCGGGCCTGCTCACCAAGGGCGGCCGTTCCACGATGTCGTTCGCGGTGATGGGCGGACAGTACCAGCCGACCGGTCAGACTCATCTGCTGACCAACATCCTCGACTATGGCTGCGACGTGCAGGAGGCAATCGACATGCCGCGCGGCCTGCACTATGAGGGCCAGTATCAGCTCGAGGACAGCGTTCCGGCCGATATCGTCGAAGGCCTCAAGAAGCTCGGTCACAAGACCACCAGCGTGGTCGGCCCGCTCGGCGGCGCCCAGGCGATCTGGATCGATTGGGACAAAGGCACGCTTACCGGCGGTTCCGACCCGCGCAAGGACGGTTGCGCGCTCGGCTATTGA
- a CDS encoding rhodanese-related sulfurtransferase: MIYKVCAFYQFAALPDFRELREPLRAFCAGLSLKGSVLLAQEGINGTIAGAPEAIDAFAHELAHGALFGGRLNNLELKCSTAQAMPFGRLKVRLKKEIVTLGDAAADPTRQVGIYVDAAEWNALITSPDTLVLDTRNAFEVAMGTFEGAVDPDIKSFGQFKDFVSQQLDPARHRRVAMFCTGGIRCEKASAHLLARGFAEVYHLRGGILKYLEEVPEAQSRWRGECFVFDERVALGHGLQEIGLRERDKDAARDE, translated from the coding sequence ATGATTTACAAGGTCTGCGCGTTCTACCAATTCGCTGCCCTGCCCGATTTCCGCGAGCTGCGCGAGCCGCTGCGCGCGTTCTGTGCCGGCCTGTCCCTCAAGGGCAGCGTGCTGCTGGCCCAGGAAGGCATCAACGGGACCATCGCCGGGGCGCCCGAGGCGATTGACGCCTTCGCCCATGAGCTCGCGCACGGGGCTTTGTTCGGCGGCCGGCTGAACAATCTCGAACTGAAGTGCTCGACTGCCCAGGCGATGCCGTTTGGCCGGCTCAAGGTGCGGCTGAAGAAGGAGATCGTCACGCTCGGCGATGCAGCCGCCGATCCGACCCGGCAGGTCGGCATCTATGTCGATGCTGCCGAATGGAACGCGCTGATCACCTCGCCCGATACGCTGGTGCTCGACACCCGCAACGCCTTCGAGGTGGCGATGGGAACGTTCGAGGGAGCGGTCGACCCCGACATCAAGAGCTTTGGTCAGTTCAAGGATTTCGTCAGCCAGCAGCTCGATCCGGCAAGACACCGGCGCGTCGCCATGTTCTGCACCGGCGGCATCCGCTGCGAAAAGGCGAGCGCGCATCTGCTCGCGCGTGGCTTTGCCGAGGTCTACCATCTCAGAGGCGGCATCTTGAAATATCTGGAAGAGGTGCCGGAGGCGCAAAGCCGCTGGCGCGGCGAATGTTTTGTTTTCGACGAGCGCGTCGCGCTTGGCCATGGCTTGCAGGAAATTGGTTTGCGCGAACGGGACAAGGACGCCGCACGTGACGAATGA
- a CDS encoding SlyX family protein: MTNEIKTLTERIDALEMRLAYQDDTIETLNQTITAQWKQIDVLVRKVAELGDRLQEAETNAPGPGNERPPHY; this comes from the coding sequence GTGACGAATGAGATCAAGACGCTCACCGAGCGCATCGACGCACTTGAGATGCGCCTCGCCTATCAGGACGACACCATCGAAACGCTGAACCAGACCATCACGGCGCAATGGAAGCAGATCGATGTGCTGGTGCGGAAGGTCGCAGAGCTCGGGGATCGGTTGCAGGAAGCCGAGACCAACGCGCCGGGCCCCGGCAACGAGCGCCCGCCGCATTATTGA
- a CDS encoding diguanylate cyclase, with amino-acid sequence MNLASQRAGWSRLPLRAAAFVVLTCVAILGVSGWREWAARDQVLKGAETEMANVARSLTQHAEDSLDLLDSGVVGVVSRLEMDGADPATIGKLRNLLEARKKAIDRVHSLAIIDDKGNWLTSPGTIASTLSDDAFFRHHQLSSRREAYVGHPVKSLVDGEWVVTLSRRFNKADGSFGGVVLAAIGSRYLSHFYEQFEIGRNSSVTLMYGDGSIIARNPNNEKFVGLNVGDTPLFRDASLQRPNGAYHFTSPLDGAERVSFFKRSGRYPLVLLATVDKDELLAPWRAAAISRMLYVLALVMLIAIIGAVLVRQLQRGQRMAAALIEKEAHFRLLAEGSSDMVTRIGLDERLRYVSPSSNRVVGWRPNQLIGTEALAGIHPEDRPHVQAIVDAMKRGDTEEARVTYRNVHRQKSEVWLESTMRVTRKENGNVDGVVAISRDITEQKNLETRLETLAIEDSLTGLANRRRFDERLKEEWARAYRDRSSLGLLMIDVDHFKAYNDEYGHPAGDVCLRVVAKTIATEVQRVGDLAARYGGEEFAMLLPNTDAAGCARVGERIRNAIRDAGLVHASNPTGPCVTVSVGGAACRPAVERTAGTSSLVEAADRALYAAKDSGRDRLMMSGEITNLLRRASGQ; translated from the coding sequence ATGAACCTCGCCTCACAGAGAGCCGGATGGAGCCGCCTGCCGTTGCGCGCGGCGGCTTTCGTCGTGCTCACTTGCGTCGCGATCCTCGGCGTCAGCGGTTGGCGCGAATGGGCCGCGCGCGATCAGGTGCTCAAGGGCGCCGAAACCGAGATGGCGAACGTCGCCCGCTCGCTGACGCAGCACGCCGAGGACAGCCTCGATCTCCTGGATTCCGGTGTCGTCGGCGTCGTCAGCCGTCTCGAGATGGACGGCGCCGATCCCGCCACGATCGGCAAGCTGCGCAACCTGCTCGAGGCGCGCAAGAAGGCGATAGACCGGGTCCATAGCCTCGCCATCATCGACGACAAGGGCAATTGGCTGACTTCGCCCGGGACAATCGCCTCGACGCTCAGCGACGACGCCTTCTTCCGGCACCACCAGCTCTCGTCCAGGCGCGAGGCCTATGTCGGTCATCCCGTAAAGAGCCTCGTGGACGGCGAATGGGTCGTGACGCTGTCACGGCGGTTCAACAAGGCGGACGGCAGCTTTGGCGGCGTCGTGCTCGCCGCGATCGGCTCGCGGTATCTGTCGCACTTCTACGAGCAGTTCGAGATCGGCCGCAACAGCTCGGTGACGCTGATGTACGGCGACGGCTCGATCATCGCGCGCAACCCGAACAACGAAAAGTTCGTTGGCCTCAATGTCGGCGATACGCCGCTGTTCCGCGATGCCAGCCTGCAGCGGCCGAACGGCGCCTATCATTTCACCTCGCCGCTGGACGGGGCCGAGCGCGTCAGCTTCTTCAAGCGCTCCGGCCGCTATCCGCTCGTGCTGCTCGCAACCGTCGACAAGGACGAATTGCTGGCGCCGTGGCGGGCCGCCGCGATCTCCCGCATGCTGTACGTGCTCGCGCTGGTGATGCTGATCGCGATCATCGGCGCGGTGCTGGTGCGGCAGTTGCAACGTGGCCAGCGCATGGCCGCGGCCCTGATCGAGAAGGAGGCGCATTTCCGCCTGCTCGCGGAAGGCTCCAGCGACATGGTCACCCGCATCGGGCTCGACGAGCGGCTGCGCTATGTCTCGCCGTCGTCGAACCGCGTCGTCGGCTGGCGGCCCAATCAGTTGATCGGCACGGAGGCACTCGCCGGAATCCATCCGGAGGACCGCCCGCATGTCCAGGCCATCGTCGATGCCATGAAGCGTGGCGACACGGAAGAGGCGCGCGTCACCTACCGCAACGTGCACCGGCAGAAGTCCGAGGTCTGGCTGGAATCGACCATGCGCGTGACGCGCAAGGAGAACGGCAATGTCGACGGCGTGGTCGCGATCTCGCGCGACATTACCGAGCAGAAGAATCTGGAGACAAGGCTCGAGACCCTCGCGATCGAGGATAGCCTCACGGGGCTCGCCAACCGTCGCCGCTTCGACGAGCGGCTGAAAGAGGAATGGGCGCGCGCGTATCGCGATCGTTCCAGCCTTGGCCTCTTGATGATCGACGTCGATCACTTCAAGGCCTATAACGACGAATACGGCCATCCCGCGGGCGATGTCTGTCTGCGCGTGGTGGCAAAGACCATCGCGACCGAGGTGCAACGGGTCGGCGATCTCGCGGCCCGTTATGGCGGCGAGGAATTCGCCATGTTGCTGCCGAACACCGACGCTGCCGGCTGCGCCCGGGTCGGTGAGCGTATCCGCAACGCCATCCGCGACGCCGGCCTGGTTCATGCCTCCAATCCGACGGGGCCATGCGTCACCGTCTCGGTCGGCGGCGCGGCTTGCCGTCCGGCAGTGGAGCGCACCGCGGGCACGAGCTCGCTGGTTGAGGCCGCCGACCGCGCGCTCTACGCCGCCAAGGATAGCGGCCGCGATCGTCTGATGATGTCGGGCGAAATTACGAACCTGCTGCGCAGGGCATCGGGCCAGTAG
- the hemE gene encoding uroporphyrinogen decarboxylase, producing the protein MPQSATKPFIDVLSGQRQAVPPLWMMRQAGRYLPEYREVRAKAGGFLDLCFNPELAAEVTLQPIRRFGFDAAIIFSDILVIPYALGREVRFEVGEGPRLEPLDDPAKVATLAAQADFGKLQPVFDALKIVRAALDPSTALIGFCGAPWTVATYMVAGHGTPDQAPARMMAYRHPEAFAEIIDVLVENSVRYLLAQLEAGANALQIFDTWAGVLPPAEFARWSTEPTRRIVEGVRAKVPDAKIIGFPRGAGAQLPGYVEATLVNAVSMDWTAEPAFIRERVQSRVAVQGNLDPLVLISGGAALDRAVDDVLANFAQGRFIFNLGHGIQPETPIAHVEQMIKRVRG; encoded by the coding sequence GTGCCCCAGTCTGCGACAAAGCCCTTCATCGACGTGCTCTCCGGCCAGCGGCAAGCCGTCCCACCCCTGTGGATGATGCGGCAGGCGGGCCGCTATCTGCCTGAATATCGCGAGGTGCGCGCCAAGGCCGGCGGCTTTCTCGATCTCTGCTTCAATCCGGAGCTTGCGGCCGAAGTCACGCTGCAGCCGATCCGAAGGTTCGGCTTCGATGCGGCGATCATCTTCTCCGACATCCTGGTGATCCCCTATGCACTCGGCCGTGAGGTGCGCTTCGAGGTCGGGGAAGGCCCGCGGCTCGAGCCGCTGGATGATCCGGCCAAGGTCGCGACGCTCGCCGCGCAGGCCGACTTCGGCAAGCTCCAGCCGGTGTTCGACGCGCTCAAGATCGTACGCGCCGCGCTCGATCCCAGCACGGCGCTGATCGGCTTCTGCGGCGCGCCGTGGACGGTTGCGACCTACATGGTCGCGGGCCACGGCACGCCCGACCAGGCGCCGGCGCGGATGATGGCCTACCGGCATCCCGAGGCGTTCGCTGAGATCATCGACGTCCTGGTCGAGAACTCGGTCCGCTATCTGCTGGCGCAACTCGAGGCCGGGGCCAACGCCCTGCAGATCTTCGACACCTGGGCCGGCGTGCTGCCGCCGGCCGAATTCGCGCGCTGGTCGACCGAGCCGACGCGCCGCATCGTCGAAGGCGTGCGCGCCAAGGTCCCTGACGCGAAGATCATCGGCTTCCCGCGCGGCGCCGGCGCACAACTGCCCGGTTACGTCGAGGCTACCCTCGTCAACGCCGTCAGCATGGACTGGACCGCCGAGCCCGCCTTCATCCGCGAGCGCGTGCAGAGCCGCGTCGCCGTGCAGGGCAACCTCGATCCGCTGGTGCTGATATCAGGCGGCGCGGCACTCGACCGCGCGGTCGACGACGTGCTGGCGAACTTCGCGCAAGGGCGCTTCATCTTCAATCTCGGCCACGGCATCCAGCCGGAGACGCCGATCGCCCATGTCGAACAGATGATCAAGCGCGTGCGGGGCTGA
- a CDS encoding dienelactone hydrolase family protein codes for MQGTFSKISARGGGVFDCYLVAPETETAVAAIVLASAIHGVDTDMIAIADELAAYGFIAAVPDLFWRSIAGPLSRNDPRAAQRAQPRLAQIKAGEEDMIDTLRHLGTIPQFNGQAAVMGFCYGGPYAILGPKRLGYAAGICCHGSQMLDYLEELVGGRRQVDLIWGDKDNRAPIEVLETYRDAAMRMDNVDVHILPDVRHGFMMRGSPSFDRAAYDFSMRRAREILEGLTSAGR; via the coding sequence ATGCAAGGGACATTCAGCAAGATCTCCGCGAGAGGCGGCGGGGTGTTCGATTGCTATCTGGTCGCGCCCGAGACTGAGACGGCGGTTGCTGCCATTGTGCTTGCCTCCGCTATTCACGGCGTTGATACCGACATGATCGCAATCGCCGACGAACTGGCGGCATATGGCTTCATCGCGGCGGTGCCGGATCTGTTCTGGCGTTCGATTGCCGGTCCGCTGTCCCGGAATGACCCGCGCGCGGCCCAGCGCGCGCAGCCGCGCCTGGCACAAATCAAGGCCGGTGAAGAGGACATGATCGACACCTTGAGACACCTCGGCACAATCCCGCAATTCAACGGCCAGGCGGCGGTCATGGGATTTTGCTACGGCGGTCCGTATGCGATTCTCGGGCCCAAGCGACTTGGCTATGCTGCTGGTATCTGCTGCCACGGGTCCCAGATGCTGGACTATCTTGAGGAACTTGTCGGGGGTCGCCGGCAGGTTGATCTGATTTGGGGCGACAAGGACAATCGCGCGCCGATCGAGGTGCTGGAGACGTATCGTGACGCGGCAATGCGCATGGACAATGTCGACGTGCACATTCTTCCCGACGTGCGCCACGGCTTCATGATGCGGGGAAGTCCGTCCTTCGACCGGGCAGCATATGATTTTTCAATGAGGCGTGCCCGAGAGATTCTCGAAGGTCTGACGTCGGCCGGTCGCTGA
- a CDS encoding Bug family tripartite tricarboxylate transporter substrate binding protein, with protein MTSSRRQFLRFATGVAAPALLSGPAWAQTYPARPVRIMVGFAAGGPNDILARLLGEWWSERLGQQFIVENRPGAGSNLATEAVVRAPPDGYTLLLVGSPNAINATLYENLDFNFLRDIAPVAGLTRGALVMVIHPSVPAHTIPEFIAYAKANPGKLSYGSGGVGGITHIAAELFKQAAGGLDLQHVPYRGVAPAITDLLGGQVQVVFVNLAPSIGYIASGRLRALGLTTAKRSEALPDVPVIGEFVPGYEASSVFGIGAPKDTPAPTIDKLNMEANAALADPGFRMRLRALDATELGGSPVDFGKLMAAETEKWARVISLAKIRPE; from the coding sequence ATGACTTCCTCCCGACGTCAATTTCTGCGCTTTGCAACTGGGGTGGCCGCGCCGGCGCTGCTCTCAGGGCCAGCTTGGGCGCAGACTTATCCTGCGCGGCCGGTCCGGATCATGGTCGGCTTTGCCGCCGGCGGCCCCAACGACATTCTCGCGCGTCTGCTCGGGGAGTGGTGGTCGGAGCGGCTCGGCCAGCAATTCATCGTCGAGAACCGGCCGGGAGCGGGAAGCAATCTCGCCACCGAGGCGGTCGTGCGCGCACCGCCGGACGGCTACACGCTCCTGCTGGTCGGCTCCCCCAACGCGATCAATGCCACGCTTTATGAAAATCTCGATTTCAATTTCCTGCGGGATATCGCGCCGGTCGCAGGCCTGACCCGTGGCGCTCTGGTGATGGTGATACACCCATCGGTTCCTGCCCATACGATCCCGGAGTTCATCGCCTATGCCAAAGCCAATCCTGGGAAACTATCCTACGGTTCGGGCGGCGTAGGCGGCATCACCCACATCGCCGCGGAGCTGTTCAAGCAGGCCGCCGGCGGGCTCGATCTTCAGCATGTGCCTTATCGAGGCGTGGCGCCCGCAATTACGGATCTGCTCGGCGGGCAGGTGCAGGTCGTCTTCGTCAACCTGGCGCCGTCGATCGGATACATCGCAAGCGGCAGGCTACGCGCGCTCGGGCTCACGACGGCAAAGCGATCCGAAGCCTTGCCGGATGTGCCTGTGATCGGCGAATTCGTGCCCGGTTATGAGGCGAGTTCGGTGTTCGGCATCGGTGCGCCGAAAGACACGCCGGCCCCGACGATCGACAAGCTCAATATGGAAGCAAATGCCGCTCTGGCCGATCCCGGATTCAGGATGCGCCTGCGCGCTCTTGATGCGACGGAACTGGGCGGTTCGCCCGTCGATTTCGGCAAGCTGATGGCCGCCGAAACCGAGAAGTGGGCCAGAGTGATCAGCCTCGCGAAGATTCGGCCCGAGTAG
- a CDS encoding LysR family transcriptional regulator — MKLQDLHVLMTVVQAGSMGKAALMLNTTQPNVSRSIAELEHAFGVRLLDRHRRGIEPTKCGRALIDCGAAAFDELRRGVKSIEFLADPTAGEVRIGSTAFLAASFVSALVDRLSRRHPRIRFQLVTGYIETLHRELSDRKVDLLFVRSGGSMTDERLQFEFLFEDRYVVAAGAKNPWTRRRNIQLPDLAEERWVLPPRESVIGSILTQACLARGLAYPQATVVTDSPHMRVSLLETGRFITVFPASALKFLAREAALKVLPIELPAARRPNGMVTIKDRAVSPVVQLVIDSARELAKPMVKGK; from the coding sequence ATGAAGCTGCAGGATCTGCATGTGCTCATGACGGTGGTGCAGGCCGGCAGCATGGGCAAGGCGGCGCTCATGCTCAACACCACCCAGCCCAACGTTTCGAGATCGATCGCGGAACTGGAGCATGCGTTTGGCGTCCGCTTGCTGGATCGCCACCGGCGCGGAATCGAGCCGACCAAGTGCGGCCGCGCCCTGATCGATTGCGGCGCTGCCGCCTTCGACGAATTGCGACGGGGCGTGAAGAGCATCGAATTCCTGGCCGACCCCACCGCTGGAGAGGTGCGGATCGGGAGCACGGCCTTTCTGGCGGCGAGCTTTGTGTCCGCGCTCGTCGACCGGCTCTCCCGGCGTCATCCGCGGATCAGGTTTCAACTCGTCACCGGCTACATCGAGACATTGCACCGCGAGTTGAGCGACCGCAAAGTCGATCTTTTGTTCGTGCGGAGCGGCGGCTCGATGACTGATGAGCGATTGCAATTCGAGTTTCTTTTTGAAGATCGCTATGTCGTCGCAGCGGGTGCGAAAAATCCGTGGACGCGCCGGCGCAATATCCAGCTCCCCGATCTGGCGGAGGAGCGTTGGGTGCTTCCGCCGCGGGAGAGCGTGATCGGCTCCATCCTCACGCAGGCCTGTCTTGCCCGAGGCCTCGCGTATCCCCAGGCAACGGTGGTCACCGATTCCCCCCATATGCGGGTCAGCTTGCTGGAGACGGGGCGGTTCATCACGGTTTTCCCGGCGTCCGCACTGAAATTTCTCGCCCGGGAGGCAGCGCTCAAGGTCTTGCCCATCGAACTGCCGGCGGCCCGCCGACCGAACGGGATGGTCACCATCAAGGACCGCGCCGTCAGCCCGGTCGTGCAGCTCGTCATCGACAGCGCCCGTGAGCTGGCAAAGCCGATGGTGAAAGGAAAGTGA
- a CDS encoding ABC transporter substrate-binding protein: MRRREFLQLAGGASFAWPSLARAQRRATPPLVAFITPFTEEIVIERTLDLRAGLKQVGLVEDVDYTLALRFANGNLSRIPKLTRELLELKPRVFVVAASLSALNTIRKEAPDIPLVVTGLAADPIAMGFAESYARPGGMITGNTMNAVGGEEALTTKRIGFFKELVPNVARLGMIHFADSLTPVTAGNLALSERKALRKVSDHFGFEFLNYEIQTLDDFDDAVSAGLRDDVSAFYISGDPRMDFDIPRVVTSLTKSEKPTCGVYPFWAQRGLLMSYSNDLHDMLRRAGFQVAKIIQGAKPGELPFEQAVKYTLVINMKTARRLGITPPPTLLAATDELIE, from the coding sequence ATGAGACGCCGAGAATTCTTGCAGTTAGCTGGTGGAGCGTCATTTGCTTGGCCATCGCTTGCGCGGGCTCAGAGGCGCGCAACCCCGCCTCTCGTTGCGTTCATAACACCCTTCACAGAAGAAATAGTTATTGAAAGAACACTCGACCTGCGCGCGGGTCTCAAACAAGTCGGGCTTGTCGAGGATGTTGACTATACTCTCGCACTACGTTTCGCGAACGGGAATTTGTCGCGAATACCTAAGCTTACAAGAGAGCTACTCGAGTTGAAGCCGCGGGTCTTTGTTGTGGCAGCCTCACTGAGCGCGCTGAACACGATCCGCAAAGAAGCGCCGGATATCCCGCTGGTCGTTACTGGTCTTGCTGCTGATCCTATCGCAATGGGCTTTGCTGAAAGCTATGCAAGACCAGGTGGAATGATTACTGGCAACACTATGAACGCCGTGGGCGGCGAAGAGGCCCTCACCACAAAACGCATCGGCTTTTTCAAGGAATTAGTGCCGAACGTTGCGCGCCTTGGGATGATCCACTTTGCGGATAGTCTAACCCCGGTTACTGCCGGAAATCTGGCGCTTTCCGAGCGCAAAGCCTTGCGAAAGGTGTCAGATCATTTTGGCTTCGAGTTTCTGAACTATGAAATCCAGACACTCGATGACTTCGACGACGCTGTTTCGGCGGGACTGCGGGATGACGTCAGCGCATTTTACATTTCGGGCGACCCAAGGATGGACTTCGATATTCCTCGCGTTGTGACATCTCTAACAAAATCTGAAAAGCCAACGTGTGGCGTCTATCCCTTCTGGGCGCAACGCGGATTGTTGATGTCATACTCAAACGATCTGCACGATATGCTGCGGCGAGCAGGCTTCCAGGTCGCGAAGATCATTCAGGGCGCGAAGCCGGGAGAGCTCCCGTTCGAGCAAGCAGTTAAATACACCCTGGTCATCAATATGAAGACTGCGAGGCGGCTCGGGATCACCCCGCCGCCTACGCTTTTGGCCGCGACGGATGAACTAATCGAATAG
- a CDS encoding ABC transporter substrate-binding protein: protein MLLLTRASRAQPSANQRRIAIVAPWHSIEELTRNPVYRAFLDELARLGFVEGENLIVNRYSGDGKLDSYPELARTVVKDNPEAILTGAGPMTLALKSATQSIPIVTIIGDPVVWGLAETLARPGANVTGVTVDAGIELHGKRLELLRETRPGASRLAYLASSSAWKQPQGAMVREAAQSFKLSVAHVDLGSNLNDASYEAAFASTSWTNSDVLLVSDEPEHLSHSGTLVSLTTSVRVPACYPFRDLVVAGGLMAYYRDLIDAFRQLAAQMKQVLTGQNPAEIPFRQPTNFRLSINTKAALKIGLILPQAILVSADEVIE from the coding sequence TTGCTTCTGTTGACCCGTGCCTCCAGAGCACAGCCATCGGCAAATCAACGACGGATTGCCATCGTGGCACCTTGGCACTCGATTGAGGAACTCACGAGAAACCCGGTTTATCGCGCATTTCTTGACGAGCTTGCACGCTTGGGGTTTGTCGAGGGAGAAAACTTGATCGTTAACCGCTATTCGGGGGACGGCAAGCTGGACAGCTATCCCGAGTTGGCCCGAACGGTCGTGAAGGACAATCCAGAGGCGATCTTGACCGGCGCGGGTCCGATGACGCTCGCGCTCAAATCAGCGACGCAAAGCATTCCTATAGTCACGATCATAGGAGACCCGGTGGTTTGGGGACTTGCGGAAACGCTGGCGCGACCTGGTGCAAATGTGACCGGCGTCACCGTTGATGCTGGCATTGAACTTCATGGAAAGCGTCTAGAACTTTTGCGAGAGACAAGACCTGGGGCCTCGAGATTGGCCTACCTAGCGTCTTCGTCAGCGTGGAAGCAGCCTCAGGGCGCGATGGTCCGAGAGGCCGCACAATCTTTCAAGCTTTCCGTAGCGCATGTAGATTTGGGGAGTAACTTGAATGATGCCTCCTATGAGGCAGCCTTCGCATCGACGAGTTGGACCAACTCAGATGTGCTGCTCGTTTCCGATGAACCAGAGCATCTATCCCATAGCGGGACCCTAGTTAGTTTAACTACGAGCGTTCGCGTCCCGGCCTGCTATCCTTTCCGTGACCTCGTCGTTGCCGGTGGGCTCATGGCTTACTATCGGGATCTGATCGACGCGTTTCGGCAGCTCGCGGCCCAGATGAAGCAGGTATTAACCGGACAGAACCCCGCCGAGATACCATTCCGGCAACCGACTAATTTTCGGTTGTCGATCAATACGAAGGCTGCCCTGAAAATTGGTCTGATTCTGCCGCAGGCGATACTCGTCAGCGCCGATGAGGTGATTGAATAG